The Hyalangium minutum genomic interval CCTTCACGGTGTTGAGCGGCGTGCTCCGCACCTCGATGCTGCGGCTGATCGTCCGCCCCAGATCCGGGTTGTAGAACTTGCACTGGTAGGTGCCCACCGGCATCGACACGTCCTGGAACGGAGTGGTGCCCAGGTTCCGGCCGTTGCAAGTCACTTCCGCCCACGGCGTCACCGCGAAGCGCACCATCGCCTTGGCCGCAACAGGCTCCGGCGGAGGCGGAGGGGGCTTGGGCGCCGGCTTGGCCAGCGGCTCGAGCTTGAGGACCTCCACCTGCGAGGGGACCGCCTTCACCCTCACCTTCTGCTCCAAGGCCCGGTACTGCGGAGCCGTCACCTTCACTGCCAGTTCCTGCTCGGCCTTGGCCTCCACCACCTGCGGCGAGAGGCCCCGCTCCTCCCCATCCACGAAGATCGTCGCCACCACTGGCTGCGTCTCCAGCCTGAGCTTCACGAACACGGTCTCCGGCGCGGGAGGCGGAGGCGTGGGCGTGGGCGTCACCACCTCGGGGGGCTTCGTCTCGGCCGGCTTGGGCTGAGGTGGCTTGGCCTGGGGCGGGGGCTCTTTCGGAGGAAGGGCCTTGAGGCTCAGCGGCGCGAGCGCCAGCGTCCCCGCCTCGGGCACCGCCACCGAGGCGCGCACCTCCTCGTAGCCCTCGCGGGAGACCACCACCTGGTAGGTCCCCGCCGGCATCGCGGGCAACGTCAGCGGCGTGATACCCGGGAGCGCCTTGCCGTCAAACGTGACCTTGGCGCCGGAAGGCACTGTGTCCAGCCGGACCTGGGCCGGGGGCGGAGGCGGCTCGGACCGCAGGAAGAACCACAGCGCCAGGAGCGCCACCACCGCCGACACCACCGTGGCCACGATCGCCGGCAGCCGGCGGCGCCCCCGCTGACGGCGCGGGGCCTGGGTCGTCCCCGTCATCGACAGCGCCAGCGAGGGCTCATCCAGCGCCTGCGTCGGCATCTCGGCGAAGTCGGGACTCGGGGGGGGGACCGCCGCCATCGCGGGCCGGGAGCTCGGGCTGTGGCGTTCGGGGCGCTCGGGGCGCTCGGGGCGCTCCGGGCGCTGGCGCTCCGCGTCCAGCTCGCGGCGGAGGTCACTGCTGCGCCCGTTGCGCATGGGGCGCTGCTGGGCGGTGGGATCCGTCACCTCGGCCTCGGGCTCCGCGGTGGACCCCACGGGCTCGCCGCGATCCGCCCGGGTCACTTCCCTCGAGGACACGGGGGGAAGATGGCCCCCGGAGCGGCGGTGGCCTCCCACGGCCGTGCGCTGGCCGGTGGTGGGAGGCTCGTCCTCCACCACGATGCCGCCCGAGCGCTGCTCGCGCGCGAGCCGATCCGCGTACACCTCGCGCAGGAACCCCGCGAGCGCGTCCAGGGCTGCCCCCTTCTGCGAACGCAGCCACCCCTCCAGCTCCGTCTGGAGCTGGAGCGCCTCCGAGTAGCGCGCGTCCGGCTCCTTCGCCAGCGCCTTCATGACGATGGGATCCAGGGCCTTCGGCACGCGCGGGTTGACCTGGGAGGGCGGCGTCACGTGGCACTCGGCCACCGCCGACAGCGTCTGCATGTCGCTGGAGCGCTTGAACAGGCGCGTGTTGGTGATCAGCTCGTAGAGCACCACGCCCAGCGCGAACACGTCACTGCGGCAGTCCACCCGCTGGCCAGCAGCCTGCTCCGGGGACATGTACGAGTACTTGCCCTTGAGCACGCCCGAGCGCGTCACCGTGGCCTGGTCCGCCGCCTTGGCGATACCGAAGTCCACCACCTTCACCTCGCCCCGGAAGGACACGAGGATGTTCTGCGGCGACACGTCCCGGTGGACGATGTTCAGCGGCTTGCCCGAGGGGTCCGTCTTCTTGTGCGCGTAGTCCAGGCCCGCGCATGCGTCGGAGACGATCCGGCACGCCAGCTCCACCGGCAGCTCCAGCCCCTGGGCCGCGGCGCGCTTGCTCATGCGCCGCACGTCCTCGCCGTGGATGTACTCCATGGCGATGAAGAAGCTGTCGTCCTGAGCCCCCAAGTCGTAGATGGCGACGATGTTGGGGTGCGCCAGCCGCGCGGCGATCTTGGCCTCGTCCAGGAACATCTGGACGAACTCCTTGTTCTCGCCCAGGTGCGGAAGGATGCGCTTGACGACCACCAGGTCTTCGGAAGGCTCGGGCCCCTTACGGCGCGCAAGGTAGATCTGCGCCATCCCGCCCGTGGCGAGCCGCTTGAGCAGCTGGTAGTTGCCGTAGTTCTCGAGTGACACGGTCTGCCCCCCCAACGGCACCGCCGCGGGGGAGGCCCAGGCTTACGGAGAGCCGGAGCGTAAGCGGCACTGCGGGGGGGGTCAAACCCCTGATTCACCATTCAGGCAGGGAGGCCCCGGCAAGCCAGGGGCCGGGCGCTCAACCCCCCCGGCGGGCCGGACGGATCTCCCGGGTCTCCCTCATGAGGGCATCCAGGGCGTCCAGGTGGCGGCGGAGCACCGGCAACACCAGGGGATTGGCGTCTACCCGGTCGAACAGGTCCAGCGCCCGGTCGACCTGGCGCTCAATCTCAGAGGCCCGCTGCGGGGAGATGCGCCGCAGTAGCAGGTCCGCCCCGGCCTCCATGAGGACGCGGGCCACGGCATCCCGGGAGGTGAGCGGCTCATCTGGGCGGCGCTGCCCCTCGCCACGGATGACACGCAGCCCAGGACCCGAGCGGCGCGCGGGGGCGCTGGGCTCGGGGGACAGGGGCTGCTTGTGCTGACGGGTACTCACCAGACGCCTCCTCGGCTGCGGCAGGGACGGTCTCAGGGTACTCAGCACGTGGGGTCCTCCAATTTTCTGGTCATCCAAACAGGCTGATGCAGCCCTGTAGCACCTGGGGCCGACATCCCCTGTTTGGGGCCTGAAAATTGGGCCTTTGCGAGTCCCCGCGACCGTTTACTGGCAGGCGCGGCGGTAGGCGATCTCCACCCTGGCGCCGGGAGCAGGCCCCGGCGAGAAGAGGACACTGTTGGTGGTTCCGTCGTAGCTCCAGCCGGTGGTGACGGGCGAGCCGTTCACTCGCACGGACACCGAGCCAGGATCCGGCAGCTCGCTCAGCGGGAAGCGGTCCTGCGGAGAGAAGGCCTTGTTCGCCACGTTGCGGAGCAAGGGAGCGTAGTCCGCGGCGCACACGGAGACGACCTCGCCCCCCGTGCGCGTGGCAGCCTCGGCGTACCGGGTGCCCACGCCGCCCGCAGTGGCGCAGGCTGCCTCGGTGGGCGCGATGGCGTAGATCGTCATGCGCTGAGGCTGGAACTCGCCCTTCTTGTTCTGGAGGAAGCGGACGTAGGTGTCCACGCTGTCCGGCGAGTGGTCGTCCTCGTCTCCCACGAAGACGACGACCAGCGCGGCCTCGTCGCGGAGGAAGCCCGCGTTACCGTCATTGGGCGCTGGCGTGCGCGGATCATCCGCCCCACTCACGAGCGGGTCCGAGAGGGCGCGGCGCACCGCCTCGAAGCCCTGCTCCACCGAGGCGCACTGGCCCACCTGGGCGTTGCCCTGGAGCTTGTTGGCCAGGTCCGGCGTCTGGTGCGTGAGGATGCGCTGGCGGCTGTTGTCCACCGGGAAGAAGCGGCCAGACTCACCGCCCTGAGCCCCACCCGGGCAGGAGTTCGACTCCGCCTTGATGCCAGTGGTCGTCACCGCCACGTGCAGGTCCACCTTCTTGTCCAGGGCCGTGCTCACGAAGGCTGGCAGCGCGTTGATGAACCGGGGCTGCTCCTCGACCATGGACGCGGTGTTGTCCACCACGAAGAGCACGTCCACCTTGGCGCCGTCCTGCTGGACGAAGGTGTCCGTCTTGTCCACGCGCTCGGAGGACTCGCCCACCAGCGAGACGAGCAGCGGCTCGGGCAGATCGCTCGAGTCCACGAAGAGGGGCGACAGGTTCATGCCCGTCACCTGGGCGTAGTACTCCACCTCGGTGGTGAAGGCCTCGCCCGGCTGCAGCAGGCGCGGCAGCGGCGCGGGCACCGAGCGGATGTGGAACTCGCTGTCCGTGGTCCCCGCCCCCAGGCGCACCCCCGATACGGTGATCGGACTGGCGCACGCGTTGATGTAGTTCACCTGGCGAGGCGCCGGCGGGCAGTCCCTGCGCCCGATGCCGAAGTCCACGAAGCGCGGAGTGGGCACCAGGCACGCGCTCTGCGAGTGCGCCTGCAGGGGCACCAGCACCAGCGGGTTGGCGGGATCCGCCTGCTCCAGCTGCACGGAGCCCAGGAACGAGCCCCCCGAGGCCGGCGCATTGAAGGCGACCTGGAAGCTGAACCAGTTGCCCGGGTGGATGATCAGGCCATCCAGCTCTCGGCCCGGCATGCGGAACACACCGCCTCCGTCATCGCGCAGGCGGATGTTCTTCACCGCGCACAGATCGTACCCGCGGTTCTCCACCTTCACGCCCAGCACCGAACCCCGGTTCGGCGGCACCGTGCCGAAGTTCACCGCCAGCGGGGTGATGGCAAGGTCGCAGGGCGCGTGACGCTCCGCCGTACCGTGGAAGTCGAGCTGCACCGTGCCCGCGTTGAAGGCGTTGGTCGTGAGCATCAGCGCGCCGGTGGCATCGCCCTCGCGCGTGGGCTCGTAGAAGACCTTGAGGTTGACCTCCTGGCCAGGCGCCAACGTGTACGGCGTCGCCAGCGGCGAGGTGGTGAACTGCCCCGGCCCAGAGGGGTCGGGCTGGAACTCCAGGCTCGTGAGCTTCAGCGGCCCGCCGTTCTCCGAGCCACAGTTCTTGATGTTGACCACGACCGTCGTCTTCGAGCCGAGCGGCTGCGCTCCGAAGTCATGCGCCACCGGAGACACGCACAGCTCCGCCGCGCCACCGTGGCCCATCAGACTCACCGGCGTCACCGGGTTGCGCTTGCTCACCACGTGGAAGCGCGCGGTATCCTCCGCCGGGCCCATGTGGCCGGGGCTGTAGCGCAGCTCCCACTCGCGCACCTCGCCCGGCTGGAGCACCAGCGGGAAGTCCGCGGCGGCGGCGTGGCTGAACGAGGCATCCGTCCCCGCCAGCTCCAGTTGGGACACCGTCATCGGCTCGGTGCTGATGTTGTGGATGCGCGCCATCAGCCGCTTGTCCTTGTCGATGGGCACGCCCCCGAAGTCCAGCTCGGGAGGCTCGGCGACCACGGCGCGATCCAGCGCCTCGGCCACTACCTGCACCGGCACGTCCGCGCAGCCACGGCACGGCGCCACCGCCAGCGCCACGCTCTTGCGCCCCACCTTCACCGGGTTGAACGTCAGCGGCAGCTCGCGGCGCTCGTTGGCGCCCACCGTCACCGTGGCCGTGGTGAACTCGTCCTTGTCCTGGCCCACCAGCCGGGCGGACACCTCCACCGGCAGGTCCGTGGGATTCTCCAGCGTCACCGTCAGCGTCTTCGAGGACTCGGCCTCGATGCGGCCAAAGTCCAGCTTCCGCGGAGACACGCGCGCCCAGGCGTCCACGCCCGCACCACGCAGGGGAATCCGGAGGATGGGCTCGCGCTTGGCGTCCGAGCGGATGACGAGCGTGGCCGGCAGAGTGCCCGGCTCCAGCGGCGCGAAGCGGACCTTCATCCCGCACTCGCTGCCCGGCTGGAGGCTGTGCGGCCCCTCATGAGCGAAGCTGGCCACGTACTGGCCCTCGGGCCCCTCCACCCAGACGTCGCTCACCTCGATGCGCGAGCGGCCCACGTTGCGCAGCGTCACGGCCGCTTCACGGCCGTCGAACACGGCCACGCGCTCAAAATCGATGCCCCCGGGCGTGGCCGTCAGCCGGCCATCCGCCATCGAGGCACGCTCCCGGTCCGCGCACCCGGCGAGCAGACCCACCACGAGAGCCCACAGGCCCCACCGACCACTCATGGTCCCCACCCCCACCCCCTGCACCCGACCCACACCACCCGATGCCTCCTCTCACCCACTCTGAGAGGCTCCGGCATCAGGTAGCGAAACTAGGCACCCACGGTGGGCGGAGCAACCGCACACCCGGGGAACCCCCAGGGATCTCCCCCCCGTGCCCGCGAAGGACCGCACTTTTCCCAGGGTGGCCGTTCACTGGCGAACGTGGATCACGCTCGCTTGCCCGAGCAGACAAGCCGGGGGCCGCCGGCAGCGAACGGCACGAAGTGGTCTGCTTGTCAGACCAGTTTGGGCCAACCGCACCCGGCAGGAGGCTCGAGTGGTCCCGAGCCGTGAAGCTCCTTCTCAGATCTTGGGAATACGAAGGGTCTTACTGATCATCGCGCTGCCGCTCAGCAGGTAGATCAGCACGAGCGGGTGCAAAGACATCGGTCCCAGGTCCCAGACACCTCCGAGCATCTGCTCCCCTCCCCCGATGCGCCCCTGCCACGTGGCCACCGCCAGCACCGCCACCAGGAGCAGACTCGACGGAATGGGCGTGCCCTCGAAGTACTTCACCTTGCCGGTGCCGTCGCTGAGCTGGGCGGCCGTGACATTGAAGCGCGCCAGGCGACTGATGCCACAGGCCACGAAATAGAGGAGTACGGCGACATCCAGCGCGCCGCGCATGCCCACCGCGAAGGCCAGGGCTGCGGGGGCCATACCGAAGGAGATGACGTCCGCCAGGGAGTCCAAGTCCGCCCCCAGGGGCGAGGACTTGAAGCGCCAGCGGGCAATCCGGCCGTCCGCGAAGTCGAGCACCAGCGCCAGCGGCATGAGCGCGAACGCCAGCCACAGCCAGCGCTCTTGCTGGGTGGCCAGGTACTGCATGGCCGACAAGATGGTGCCCGCTCCCGCAAAGCCATTGCCCAGCGTGACGAAGTCCGCGAGCACGAAGGTGCGGATCATCGAGAAGTGGCGAGGAGGCGGTTTCTCGTGAAGCTCGGTCGTCATTCGGACTCTCCTACCGTTCCGGAGGGCGGGGCCACTGGCCCGAACCATCCCCGGGATCGCTCAGCTGCACCACGCTTTTCTGGCCAGGCCCGCCCGCCGGACAACACGGCACGGGCCTTGCTCTCTCGAGGTGACACTCCGCCCTGTGAAATAGCGTGTCCCCCCGAGAGTTCCAGCAGGGTGAAGAGGGAGGCGTTCATGGGACTGCGATGATGGTGGCTCCGGCCTCTACCAGTTCCTCCCGCCTGCACTCCTGGAGTCGTGGAGCCCGAGCGCCTGCAGACCCACGTGCGTGCCTTGTCCGAGACCTTCCACCCTCGGGACTCCACCCATCCCGAGAACCTCGACCGCGCCGCCGAGTACCTCGCCGAGCACTTGAAGCGTGCGGGCGGCCAGGTGGAGTTTCAGCCCTTCCACGTCGAGGGCAAGGAGTACCGCAACGTCATTGCCCGCTTCGGCCCGGAGACACCAGAGCGCATCGTCATCGGCGCGCACTACGACACGGCGGGCCCACGGCCCGGGGCGGATGACAATGGCAGTGGTGTCGCGGGCCTCCTCGAGCTGGCCACCCTGCTCGGCCAGAAGCCACCTCTCATGAGGGTGGAGCTCGTGGGCTTCACGCTGGAAGAGCCGCCCTACTTCCGCTCCGAAAACATGGGCAGCCGGGTACATGCCAAAGCCCTTCGCAC includes:
- a CDS encoding choice-of-anchor D domain-containing protein → MSGRWGLWALVVGLLAGCADRERASMADGRLTATPGGIDFERVAVFDGREAAVTLRNVGRSRIEVSDVWVEGPEGQYVASFAHEGPHSLQPGSECGMKVRFAPLEPGTLPATLVIRSDAKREPILRIPLRGAGVDAWARVSPRKLDFGRIEAESSKTLTVTLENPTDLPVEVSARLVGQDKDEFTTATVTVGANERRELPLTFNPVKVGRKSVALAVAPCRGCADVPVQVVAEALDRAVVAEPPELDFGGVPIDKDKRLMARIHNISTEPMTVSQLELAGTDASFSHAAAADFPLVLQPGEVREWELRYSPGHMGPAEDTARFHVVSKRNPVTPVSLMGHGGAAELCVSPVAHDFGAQPLGSKTTVVVNIKNCGSENGGPLKLTSLEFQPDPSGPGQFTTSPLATPYTLAPGQEVNLKVFYEPTREGDATGALMLTTNAFNAGTVQLDFHGTAERHAPCDLAITPLAVNFGTVPPNRGSVLGVKVENRGYDLCAVKNIRLRDDGGGVFRMPGRELDGLIIHPGNWFSFQVAFNAPASGGSFLGSVQLEQADPANPLVLVPLQAHSQSACLVPTPRFVDFGIGRRDCPPAPRQVNYINACASPITVSGVRLGAGTTDSEFHIRSVPAPLPRLLQPGEAFTTEVEYYAQVTGMNLSPLFVDSSDLPEPLLVSLVGESSERVDKTDTFVQQDGAKVDVLFVVDNTASMVEEQPRFINALPAFVSTALDKKVDLHVAVTTTGIKAESNSCPGGAQGGESGRFFPVDNSRQRILTHQTPDLANKLQGNAQVGQCASVEQGFEAVRRALSDPLVSGADDPRTPAPNDGNAGFLRDEAALVVVFVGDEDDHSPDSVDTYVRFLQNKKGEFQPQRMTIYAIAPTEAACATAGGVGTRYAEAATRTGGEVVSVCAADYAPLLRNVANKAFSPQDRFPLSELPDPGSVSVRVNGSPVTTGWSYDGTTNSVLFSPGPAPGARVEIAYRRACQ
- a CDS encoding M28 family peptidase, encoding MEPERLQTHVRALSETFHPRDSTHPENLDRAAEYLAEHLKRAGGQVEFQPFHVEGKEYRNVIARFGPETPERIVIGAHYDTAGPRPGADDNGSGVAGLLELATLLGQKPPLMRVELVGFTLEEPPYFRSENMGSRVHAKALRTAGAQVRAMLSLETIGFFTDAPDSQHYPVDELRLRYPSTGNFIAVVGQTGDGGLVREVATAMRAVRSLPVEFLSAPTSLRGIDFSDHASYQAEGYRAAMVTDTAFFRNPRYHEPTDTWDTLDYGRMSQVVQGVHCALQSLSQP
- a CDS encoding serine/threonine-protein kinase → MSLENYGNYQLLKRLATGGMAQIYLARRKGPEPSEDLVVVKRILPHLGENKEFVQMFLDEAKIAARLAHPNIVAIYDLGAQDDSFFIAMEYIHGEDVRRMSKRAAAQGLELPVELACRIVSDACAGLDYAHKKTDPSGKPLNIVHRDVSPQNILVSFRGEVKVVDFGIAKAADQATVTRSGVLKGKYSYMSPEQAAGQRVDCRSDVFALGVVLYELITNTRLFKRSSDMQTLSAVAECHVTPPSQVNPRVPKALDPIVMKALAKEPDARYSEALQLQTELEGWLRSQKGAALDALAGFLREVYADRLAREQRSGGIVVEDEPPTTGQRTAVGGHRRSGGHLPPVSSREVTRADRGEPVGSTAEPEAEVTDPTAQQRPMRNGRSSDLRRELDAERQRPERPERPERPERHSPSSRPAMAAVPPPSPDFAEMPTQALDEPSLALSMTGTTQAPRRQRGRRRLPAIVATVVSAVVALLALWFFLRSEPPPPPAQVRLDTVPSGAKVTFDGKALPGITPLTLPAMPAGTYQVVVSREGYEEVRASVAVPEAGTLALAPLSLKALPPKEPPPQAKPPQPKPAETKPPEVVTPTPTPPPPAPETVFVKLRLETQPVVATIFVDGEERGLSPQVVEAKAEQELAVKVTAPQYRALEQKVRVKAVPSQVEVLKLEPLAKPAPKPPPPPPEPVAAKAMVRFAVTPWAEVTCNGRNLGTTPFQDVSMPVGTYQCKFYNPDLGRTISRSIEVRSTPLNTVKVKF
- the pssA gene encoding CDP-diacylglycerol--serine O-phosphatidyltransferase, which codes for MTTELHEKPPPRHFSMIRTFVLADFVTLGNGFAGAGTILSAMQYLATQQERWLWLAFALMPLALVLDFADGRIARWRFKSSPLGADLDSLADVISFGMAPAALAFAVGMRGALDVAVLLYFVACGISRLARFNVTAAQLSDGTGKVKYFEGTPIPSSLLLVAVLAVATWQGRIGGGEQMLGGVWDLGPMSLHPLVLIYLLSGSAMISKTLRIPKI